A single window of Archangium gephyra DNA harbors:
- a CDS encoding GreA/GreB family elongation factor, protein MSKAFTKEDAGGEDVLLPPRPRSAAGETRYITPEGYRALQEELAALTALQAEARPPDWARRTRQLAATLEEVKVVDSEHPDEEHVYFGAWVTLEDEDGEETAYRIVGPDEADVKSGRLSVESPLARALLGKEPGESVRVERPRGAMEYTVTSVSYQPPTS, encoded by the coding sequence ATGTCGAAGGCCTTCACGAAGGAAGACGCGGGCGGAGAGGACGTCCTGCTGCCTCCACGGCCCCGCTCGGCGGCTGGCGAGACGCGGTACATCACGCCCGAGGGCTACCGGGCCCTGCAGGAGGAGCTCGCGGCGCTGACGGCGCTCCAGGCGGAGGCCCGTCCCCCGGATTGGGCGCGCCGGACGCGGCAACTGGCCGCCACCCTGGAGGAGGTCAAGGTGGTGGACTCGGAGCACCCCGACGAGGAGCACGTCTACTTTGGCGCGTGGGTGACGCTCGAGGACGAGGACGGGGAAGAGACGGCGTACCGCATCGTCGGCCCGGACGAGGCGGACGTGAAGTCAGGCCGCCTCAGTGTCGAGTCCCCCCTGGCGCGGGCGCTCCTCGGCAAGGAGCCGGGCGAGTCCGTCCGGGTCGAGCGTCCTCGCGGCGCCATGGAGTACACCGTCACCAGCGTGTCGTACCAGCCGCCCACCTCCTGA
- a CDS encoding NADAR family protein: MSDAQRRFTFFWRQQSPFSQWHPSEFVVEGVRFTCAEQYMMHGKAVLFGDAEIAARILAARTPKEHKALGRKVRGFDGALWERERERIVYEGSRAKFTQNAELLAALLATAGTELVEASPMDRIWGVGLSEEDPRIQDPATWRGQNLLGKVLTRLREDLLAAGVRA, from the coding sequence ATGAGCGACGCACAGCGCAGGTTCACCTTCTTCTGGCGGCAGCAGTCCCCGTTCTCGCAATGGCACCCGTCGGAGTTCGTGGTGGAGGGCGTGCGCTTCACGTGCGCCGAGCAGTACATGATGCACGGCAAGGCGGTGCTCTTCGGGGACGCGGAGATCGCGGCGCGCATCCTGGCGGCGCGGACCCCCAAGGAGCACAAGGCGCTGGGACGCAAGGTGCGCGGCTTCGACGGTGCGCTCTGGGAGCGCGAGCGGGAGCGCATCGTCTACGAGGGCAGCCGCGCCAAGTTCACGCAGAACGCGGAGCTGCTCGCGGCGCTGCTGGCCACGGCGGGCACGGAGCTGGTGGAGGCCAGTCCGATGGACCGCATCTGGGGCGTGGGGCTCTCGGAGGAGGACCCGCGCATCCAGGATCCCGCGACGTGGCGGGGTCAGAACCTGCTCGGGAAGGTGCTCACGCGCCTGCGCGAGGACCTGCTCGCCGCGGGCGTCAGGGCTTGA
- a CDS encoding SDR family oxidoreductase → MPPMQGKTVVITGASSGIGEELAVALAGRGAQVVLAARSEAELERVKQRCAQAGGRAVVVPTDVGDPEACRRLVARAVEAFGGIDCFVNNAGIAMRGRFEDVTDLSIFERLMRVNYLGAVYCTHAALPYVKARKGQLVAISSLTGKNGVPTRSGYAATKHAMQGFFDSLRIELSGTGVDVLVVSPGFVVSNIRARALGPDGSAGHADIAEEKGNRVMDTRTCVALILRAMERRERELVMMPAAKLMLAVKALVPGVIDRLASRMMKQVKP, encoded by the coding sequence ATGCCGCCCATGCAAGGAAAGACAGTGGTCATCACCGGGGCGTCCTCCGGTATTGGTGAGGAGCTGGCGGTGGCGCTCGCGGGGCGCGGGGCCCAGGTGGTGCTCGCGGCCCGGAGCGAGGCGGAGCTGGAGCGGGTGAAGCAGCGCTGTGCGCAGGCGGGAGGCCGCGCCGTGGTGGTTCCCACGGACGTGGGGGACCCGGAGGCCTGCCGGCGCCTGGTGGCGCGCGCCGTGGAGGCGTTCGGCGGCATCGACTGCTTCGTGAACAACGCCGGGATCGCGATGCGGGGCCGTTTCGAGGACGTGACGGACCTCTCCATCTTCGAGCGCCTCATGCGGGTGAACTACCTGGGGGCGGTCTACTGCACGCACGCGGCGCTCCCGTATGTGAAGGCGCGCAAGGGCCAGCTCGTCGCCATCTCCTCGCTGACGGGCAAGAATGGTGTGCCCACCCGGAGTGGCTACGCCGCGACCAAGCACGCCATGCAGGGGTTCTTCGACTCGCTGCGCATCGAGCTGAGCGGCACGGGCGTGGACGTGCTCGTCGTGTCGCCGGGGTTCGTCGTCTCCAACATTCGCGCGCGGGCGCTCGGCCCGGACGGCTCGGCGGGCCACGCGGACATCGCCGAGGAGAAGGGCAACCGGGTGATGGACACGCGCACCTGCGTGGCGCTCATCCTGCGCGCCATGGAGCGCCGCGAGCGCGAGCTGGTGATGATGCCGGCCGCGAAGCTGATGCTGGCCGTCAAGGCGCTCGTGCCGGGCGTCATCGACCGGCTCGCCTCGCGGATGATGAAGCAGGTCAAGCCCTGA
- a CDS encoding HNH endonuclease, whose translation MSSAKRRRILEIVATDSTFERTDHRGREVWLGKCLHCNTYLAISLEGEPISRATIEHIIPRVHGGTDALENLGLACARCNQGKGSRHDRHFDRDPRVRQLVDRLLERRRERWRDPDDA comes from the coding sequence GTGAGCTCCGCCAAGCGCCGCCGCATCCTGGAGATCGTGGCCACCGACTCCACCTTCGAGCGCACCGACCACCGCGGGCGCGAGGTGTGGCTCGGAAAGTGCTTACACTGCAACACGTATCTCGCCATCAGCCTGGAGGGCGAGCCCATCAGCCGCGCCACCATCGAGCACATCATCCCCCGGGTGCACGGCGGCACGGATGCGCTGGAGAACCTCGGCCTGGCGTGTGCCCGCTGCAACCAGGGCAAGGGCAGCCGGCATGATCGCCACTTTGATCGCGATCCGCGGGTCCGGCAGTTGGTGGACCGACTGCTGGAGCGCCGCCGCGAGCGCTGGCGCGATCCGGACGACGCCTGA
- a CDS encoding cytochrome c3 family protein, whose product MSGPLFPRWTNTVSRASAAALLAIPAIALGGLMAYVRSPFVTNQNRPVEQPIEFDHRHHAGDEQIDCRYCHFSVEKSPSAGIPSTTVCMSCHAQVWNKSPYLTLVRQAYFTDQPIPWVRVHNLPDFVYFNHAIHVAKGVGCVTCHGRVDQMAAIEQYQPLTMQWCLDCHRNPKPNLRPQEFITSMTWQPKPEEAAALADSLAQQYDVHSRTSCSTCHR is encoded by the coding sequence ATGAGCGGTCCTCTCTTCCCACGCTGGACGAACACGGTGTCGCGAGCTTCGGCCGCGGCCCTTCTTGCAATCCCCGCGATCGCGCTGGGCGGTCTGATGGCGTACGTGCGTTCCCCGTTCGTCACCAACCAGAACCGGCCCGTCGAGCAGCCGATCGAATTCGATCACCGGCACCACGCGGGTGACGAGCAGATCGACTGCCGCTACTGCCACTTCTCCGTGGAGAAGTCGCCGTCGGCGGGCATCCCCTCCACCACCGTGTGCATGTCGTGCCACGCGCAGGTGTGGAACAAGAGCCCGTACCTGACGCTGGTGCGGCAGGCGTACTTCACGGACCAGCCCATCCCCTGGGTGCGCGTCCACAACCTGCCCGACTTCGTCTACTTCAACCACGCCATCCACGTGGCCAAGGGCGTCGGCTGCGTCACCTGCCACGGCCGCGTGGACCAGATGGCCGCCATCGAGCAGTACCAGCCGCTCACCATGCAGTGGTGCCTGGACTGCCACCGCAACCCGAAGCCCAACCTGCGCCCGCAGGAGTTCATCACCAGCATGACCTGGCAGCCGAAGCCCGAAGAGGCCGCGGCCCTCGCCGATTCGCTGGCGCAACAGTACGACGTTCACTCGCGCACGAGCTGCTCCACATGCCACCGCTGA
- a CDS encoding TAT-variant-translocated molybdopterin oxidoreductase: MKPKLDGAPMKDTPTSFALPVVSDKAEAAHDHDHDVVGEALDHAAANSVQSEGAYGKTYWRSLEEMLGKPEYLEETRPEFPMGADLPPTGVARREFMQLLGASLALAGATACSTRPVDERMIPYTRTPPEMVPGNPLHYASGMTFGGHTSGLLITAREGRPIKVEGNPQHPVNLGAAGPFEQAFLLSLYDPQRARVMRYRKDPRSLRTFGEELGTVIAKAAQENGGARVRFLTEPNASPVLGDLRSRIQQRLPNAKFVTYTSVTQDAASEGARAVLGTPATPVYDFARADVVVSLDADFLESRPSNLAYARAFARRRDPAEGNLNRLYVAEPRFTLTGGMADHRLRAKSQEVLAIAAALASRVGGGAEGLGAAAAAKAQLNAAHQKWVDAVAADLRAASGRGLVVAGERQPAAVHALAAALNSALGNVGQTVRYVAPVVTEATQAASLRPLVEELNNGAVDVLVITSWNPVYSTPVDLGLQKALSPENPNRNKVTVVYTSLFEDETSAYADWFLPAAHELEAWGDGRSMDGTVSIVQPLIQPLYNGVPTTELLALFLGEPYRTSYQILRDFWRGRSAAIADFETAWETWVSVGVVPDTASPAVTATPNLDAARALVDAYTPPTSGGLEVNFVTDYKVYDGQFANMSWLQELPDPISKITWDNAAYVSPATAEAEKLQPGDKVKLTNRGMSLEVPVWIIPGIADGVVVLPLGYGRTGLFETVAKEVGFNANLVRSVDAPWFEGGVKLEKVKATHKFALTQSHWRTEGRPIALDMSVEQFRQEQEQEKKNASPLLFRVRGDVDKVNLLPDFKYEDYKWAMAIDLARCTGCAACVVACQSENNIPVVGKEQVSRSREMQWLRIDRYFSGQELHDPEMVMQPVACVHCEKAPCEYVCPVNATVHSDEGLNDMVYNRCVGTRYCSNNCPYKVRRFNYLHYTADKTPTQKMQMNPDVTVRNRGVMEKCTYCVQRIERVRIKARVEKRPIFEKELQTACQQTCPTEAIVFGTLSDPNAQVTKHHNDERAYKLLNELGTKPRTAHLIRLRNPNPALAAAKPAGGSHEGGH; this comes from the coding sequence CTGAAGCCCAAGCTCGACGGAGCCCCCATGAAGGACACCCCTACTTCCTTCGCCCTGCCGGTCGTCTCCGACAAGGCCGAGGCCGCGCACGACCACGACCACGACGTCGTGGGTGAGGCGCTCGATCACGCCGCCGCGAACTCCGTGCAGTCCGAGGGCGCTTACGGCAAGACGTACTGGCGCAGCCTCGAGGAGATGCTCGGCAAGCCCGAGTACCTCGAGGAGACCCGCCCCGAGTTCCCCATGGGCGCGGACCTGCCTCCCACCGGCGTGGCCCGCCGCGAGTTCATGCAGCTGCTGGGCGCCTCGCTGGCCCTGGCCGGCGCCACCGCCTGCTCCACCCGTCCGGTGGACGAGCGGATGATTCCCTATACCCGCACGCCTCCCGAGATGGTGCCGGGCAACCCCCTGCACTACGCCTCGGGCATGACGTTCGGGGGCCACACCTCCGGTCTGCTCATCACCGCGCGTGAGGGCCGCCCCATCAAGGTGGAAGGCAACCCGCAGCACCCCGTCAACCTGGGTGCCGCCGGTCCCTTCGAGCAGGCCTTCCTGCTCTCCCTGTACGATCCGCAGCGCGCCCGTGTGATGCGCTACCGCAAGGATCCGCGCTCGCTGCGCACCTTCGGTGAGGAGCTCGGCACGGTCATCGCCAAGGCGGCGCAGGAGAACGGTGGAGCGCGCGTGCGCTTCCTCACCGAGCCGAACGCCTCCCCGGTGCTCGGAGATCTGCGCTCGCGCATCCAGCAGCGGCTGCCCAACGCGAAGTTCGTCACCTACACGTCCGTCACCCAGGACGCGGCCAGCGAGGGCGCCCGCGCGGTGCTCGGCACTCCGGCCACCCCGGTGTACGACTTCGCCCGGGCGGATGTCGTCGTCTCCCTCGACGCCGACTTCCTGGAGAGCCGCCCGTCCAACCTCGCCTACGCCCGCGCCTTCGCGCGCCGGCGTGACCCGGCCGAGGGCAACCTCAACCGCCTCTACGTCGCCGAGCCGCGCTTCACCCTGACCGGCGGCATGGCGGACCACCGTCTGCGCGCGAAGTCCCAGGAAGTGCTCGCCATCGCCGCCGCCCTCGCCTCGCGCGTGGGTGGAGGGGCCGAGGGTCTGGGCGCCGCCGCCGCCGCGAAGGCCCAGCTCAACGCTGCCCACCAGAAGTGGGTGGACGCCGTCGCCGCCGACCTGCGCGCCGCCTCCGGCCGCGGCCTGGTGGTGGCCGGTGAGCGTCAGCCCGCCGCGGTGCACGCCCTGGCCGCCGCGCTCAACTCGGCGCTCGGCAACGTGGGCCAGACGGTGCGCTACGTGGCCCCGGTGGTCACCGAGGCCACCCAGGCCGCCAGCCTCCGCCCCCTGGTGGAGGAGCTGAACAACGGCGCGGTGGACGTGCTCGTCATCACCTCCTGGAACCCCGTCTACTCCACCCCGGTGGACCTGGGCCTCCAGAAGGCGCTGAGCCCGGAGAACCCCAACCGCAACAAGGTCACCGTCGTCTACACCTCGCTCTTCGAGGACGAGACGAGCGCGTACGCCGACTGGTTCCTCCCGGCCGCGCACGAGCTGGAGGCCTGGGGCGATGGCCGCTCCATGGACGGCACGGTCAGCATCGTGCAGCCGCTCATCCAGCCGCTCTACAACGGCGTGCCCACCACGGAGCTGCTCGCGCTCTTCCTCGGTGAGCCGTACCGCACCAGCTACCAGATCCTCCGCGACTTCTGGCGCGGCCGCTCCGCCGCCATCGCCGACTTCGAGACGGCCTGGGAGACGTGGGTGTCCGTGGGCGTCGTCCCCGACACGGCCTCGCCGGCCGTCACCGCCACGCCCAACCTGGACGCCGCCCGCGCCCTGGTGGATGCCTACACCCCGCCCACCTCCGGTGGCCTCGAGGTGAACTTCGTCACGGACTACAAGGTCTACGACGGCCAGTTCGCCAACATGTCCTGGCTGCAGGAGCTGCCGGATCCCATCTCGAAGATCACCTGGGACAACGCGGCCTACGTCAGCCCGGCCACCGCCGAGGCGGAGAAGCTGCAGCCCGGTGACAAGGTCAAGCTCACCAACCGCGGCATGTCGCTCGAAGTGCCGGTGTGGATCATCCCCGGCATCGCCGACGGCGTGGTGGTGCTCCCGCTGGGTTATGGCCGCACCGGTCTCTTCGAGACGGTGGCCAAGGAAGTCGGCTTCAACGCCAACCTGGTGCGCAGCGTGGATGCCCCCTGGTTCGAGGGTGGCGTGAAGCTGGAGAAGGTGAAGGCCACCCACAAGTTCGCCCTCACCCAGAGCCACTGGCGCACCGAGGGCCGCCCCATCGCCCTGGACATGTCGGTGGAGCAGTTCCGGCAGGAGCAGGAGCAGGAGAAGAAGAACGCGAGCCCCTTGCTGTTCCGCGTCCGCGGCGACGTGGACAAGGTCAACCTCCTCCCGGACTTCAAGTACGAGGACTACAAGTGGGCGATGGCCATCGACCTCGCCCGCTGCACCGGCTGCGCCGCGTGCGTGGTGGCCTGCCAGTCGGAGAACAACATCCCCGTCGTGGGCAAGGAGCAGGTCTCCCGCAGCCGTGAGATGCAGTGGCTGCGCATCGACCGGTACTTCTCCGGCCAGGAGCTGCACGACCCGGAGATGGTCATGCAGCCCGTCGCCTGCGTGCACTGCGAGAAGGCGCCCTGCGAGTACGTGTGCCCGGTGAACGCCACCGTCCACTCGGACGAGGGCCTCAACGACATGGTGTACAACCGCTGCGTCGGCACGCGGTACTGCTCCAACAACTGCCCGTACAAGGTCCGCCGCTTCAACTACCTGCACTACACCGCGGACAAGACGCCCACGCAGAAGATGCAGATGAACCCGGACGTCACGGTGCGCAACCGCGGCGTCATGGAGAAGTGCACCTACTGCGTGCAGCGCATCGAGCGCGTCCGCATCAAGGCGCGCGTGGAGAAGCGGCCCATCTTCGAGAAGGAGCTGCAGACCGCCTGCCAGCAGACGTGCCCCACCGAGGCCATCGTGTTCGGCACCCTGAGCGATCCCAACGCCCAGGTGACGAAGCACCACAACGACGAGCGCGCCTACAAGCTGCTCAACGAGCTGGGCACCAAGCCGCGCACCGCCCACCTCATCCGTCTGCGCAATCCCAATCCCGCCCTCGCGGCCGCCAAGCCCGCCGGCGGTTCGCACGAAGGAGGCCACTGA
- the nrfD gene encoding NrfD/PsrC family molybdoenzyme membrane anchor subunit, with the protein MAETAAHTAASLDPLEPRPLVAPHHDDKSLNETLLDHVWAKPGKGWFMLFGLALGALGLLVLGVTVTLARGIGMWGNNQPNGWAFDIVNFVWWVGIGHAGTLISAILLLFQQKWRTSINRFAEAMTLFAVCCAGLFPLLHTGRPWFAFWLFPYPSTLGAWPQFRSPLVWDVFAISTYLTVSALFWYVGLIPDLAALRDSSKGKLQRTIYGLFALGWRGSGRHWHNYKIGYLLLAGISTPLVVSVHTIVSFDFATSLIPGWHATIFPPYFVAGAVFSGFAMVITLIVPARKYLKLRDVITDRHLENMNKVILATGLIVSYGYMMEHFIAWYSGSEFEIWTFYVNRARGPYAGVYWLMIACNVITPNIFWFKKCRTSIPIMWVASILVNIGMWCERFIIIVTSLTQDFLPSSWDLYSPTWVDWSIYIGTLGLFSTLFLLFLKFVPAVAVSEVKELQLELKHAAHHAAHGTETAAAGTLTHGAH; encoded by the coding sequence ATGGCCGAGACCGCTGCTCATACCGCCGCTTCGCTCGATCCGCTCGAGCCGCGGCCCCTCGTCGCGCCGCACCACGACGACAAGTCCCTCAACGAGACCCTGTTGGATCACGTGTGGGCCAAGCCCGGTAAGGGCTGGTTCATGCTGTTCGGCCTGGCGCTCGGCGCGCTGGGCCTGCTGGTCCTGGGTGTGACCGTCACCCTGGCCCGCGGCATCGGCATGTGGGGCAACAACCAGCCCAACGGCTGGGCCTTCGACATCGTCAACTTCGTCTGGTGGGTCGGTATCGGCCACGCCGGTACGCTCATCTCCGCCATCCTCCTGCTCTTCCAGCAGAAGTGGCGCACGAGCATCAACCGCTTCGCCGAGGCCATGACGCTCTTCGCCGTGTGCTGCGCGGGTCTCTTCCCGCTGCTGCACACGGGCCGTCCCTGGTTCGCCTTCTGGCTCTTCCCCTACCCCTCCACCCTCGGCGCCTGGCCGCAGTTCCGCTCGCCGCTGGTGTGGGACGTGTTCGCCATCTCCACGTACCTCACCGTGTCCGCCCTCTTCTGGTACGTGGGTCTCATCCCCGACCTGGCGGCCCTGCGTGACTCGTCCAAGGGCAAGCTGCAGCGCACCATCTACGGCCTCTTCGCCCTCGGCTGGCGCGGCTCCGGCCGTCACTGGCACAACTACAAGATCGGCTACCTGCTGCTGGCCGGTATCTCCACCCCGCTCGTGGTCAGCGTGCACACGATCGTGTCCTTCGACTTCGCCACCTCGCTCATCCCCGGCTGGCACGCCACCATCTTCCCGCCCTACTTCGTGGCCGGCGCCGTGTTCTCCGGCTTCGCGATGGTCATCACCCTCATCGTGCCCGCCCGCAAGTACCTCAAGCTCCGGGACGTCATCACCGACCGCCACCTGGAGAACATGAACAAGGTGATTCTGGCGACGGGCCTCATCGTGTCCTACGGGTACATGATGGAGCACTTCATCGCCTGGTACTCCGGCAGCGAGTTCGAGATCTGGACCTTCTACGTGAACCGCGCCCGCGGTCCGTACGCCGGGGTGTACTGGCTGATGATCGCCTGCAACGTCATCACGCCGAACATCTTCTGGTTCAAGAAGTGCCGGACCAGCATCCCCATCATGTGGGTGGCGTCCATCCTGGTGAACATCGGCATGTGGTGCGAGCGCTTCATCATCATCGTGACGTCGCTGACGCAGGACTTCCTGCCGTCCTCGTGGGACCTGTACAGCCCGACCTGGGTGGACTGGTCCATCTACATCGGCACGCTGGGCCTCTTCAGCACGCTGTTCCTGCTCTTCCTCAAGTTCGTCCCCGCCGTCGCGGTGAGCGAGGTGAAGGAGCTCCAGCTGGAGCTCAAGCACGCCGCCCACCACGCCGCCCACGGCACGGAGACCGCCGCCGCCGGGACCCTCACCCACGGAGCGCACTGA
- a CDS encoding DUF3341 domain-containing protein, producing MSAEIKVLDSWVLAEFATPEALVDATRQMREKGYEGMDTYSPYPLHGGSEALGLPPSRVPFIALGGALTGMVTALAFQTYMNTIDYPLNVGGRPTLSLPAWVPITFELSVLLTAFGIFFGLLGLSRLPQPYHPVFESEEFRSASTHGYWLSVPTAATTVKPDDIKNQLTSLGATHVTVVTGEKE from the coding sequence ATGTCCGCCGAAATCAAGGTTCTGGATAGCTGGGTGCTCGCCGAGTTCGCCACTCCCGAGGCCCTGGTGGATGCCACCCGGCAGATGCGGGAGAAGGGCTACGAAGGCATGGACACCTACTCGCCCTACCCGCTGCACGGTGGGTCCGAGGCGCTGGGCCTGCCGCCCTCGCGCGTTCCCTTCATCGCCCTGGGGGGCGCGCTCACGGGGATGGTCACCGCGCTCGCCTTCCAGACGTACATGAACACCATCGACTACCCGCTCAACGTGGGTGGCCGTCCGACGCTGAGCCTGCCGGCCTGGGTGCCCATCACCTTCGAGCTGTCGGTGCTGCTCACCGCGTTCGGCATCTTCTTCGGTCTGCTGGGGCTCAGCCGTCTGCCCCAGCCGTACCACCCGGTCTTCGAGAGTGAGGAGTTCCGCAGCGCGTCCACGCACGGCTACTGGCTGAGCGTGCCCACCGCGGCGACCACCGTGAAGCCCGACGACATCAAGAACCAGCTCACGTCCCTGGG